A stretch of the Aspergillus puulaauensis MK2 DNA, chromosome 6, nearly complete sequence genome encodes the following:
- a CDS encoding uncharacterized protein (SECRETED:SignalP(1-19)) produces MQFKYLLLALTAHSAVTAALQSYTLDDGTPVDVADASKVLDTLDPNDNDANDKRSINPNPGGAKMLVRRDCDPGSDFPWLCQSGNRCCRRDAACCGNRNCIFPNSQNCCSDGRYCNKPDRCVKRPNGSIGCLTP; encoded by the coding sequence ATGCAATTCAAatacctcctcctcgcattAACAGCCCACAGCGCCGTGACTGCCGCGCTGCAGAGCTACACCCTCGACGACGGCACCCCCGTCGACGTCGCCGACGCATCCAAAGTCCTCGACACCCTGGACCCGAATGATAACGACGCCAACGACAAGCgcagcatcaaccccaaccccgGCGGTGCTAAAATGCTCGTGCGCCGCGACTGCGACCCAGGCTCGGACTTCCCCTGGCTGTGCCAGTCCGGCAACCGCTGCTGTCGCCGCGACGCTGCCTGCTGCGGGAATCGCAATTGCATCTTCCCAAACTCCCAGAACTGCTGCTCGGATGGGCGTTACTGTAACAAGCCTGATCGGTGTGTTAAGCGTCCGAATGGGAGTATCGGGTGTCTTACTCCTTAA
- a CDS encoding uncharacterized protein (SECRETED:SignalP(1-19)): protein MKLNAGILVCSSLVMTVHAASIRMCYNADFVDCIDVAAPHGQCVYVNKAYNDHVFSAKVPIGHHCDSYDVACQPGSLLIQGIDRDGYKGLPEGHRVSGFKCYD, encoded by the coding sequence ATGAAGCTCAACGCCGGCATTCTCGTCTGCTCGTCTCTGGTGATGACTGTCCACGCCGCGTCCATCCGGATGTGCTATAATGCAGATTTCGTGGACTGCATCGACGTCGCTGCACCGCACGGACAATGTGTGTATGTCAACAAGGCGTACAACGACCACGTCTTTTCCGCAAAGGTCCCTATCGGCCACCACTGCGACTCGTACGATGTCGCCTGCCAACCCGGGTCTCTGTTGATCCAGGGTATAGATCGTGATGGATACAAGGGACTCCCTGAAGGCCATCGGGTCAGTGGGTTTAAGTGTTATGACTAG
- a CDS encoding uncharacterized protein (COG:S;~EggNog:ENOG410PQY4), translating into MASPDKPQILLLCLAYRPSLDLMYPSLFRRLSEVAHVKRAENPTTALREMAENTFKVIIFADEGLADYPVLDHLEVLDKVKAYVQNGGIAIVGLHFPCASQTSIDMFFKHFDLPWWCGSYYLTDVQLNPSADLPEGTATSSLPETHTMRALHVANAGARERVYVPVEGKTKPTFGLDPEESVTQAVVAAARIGQGYLVYCGDVNPEQASGHVILAFCGVEI; encoded by the coding sequence ATGGCTTCCCCAGACAAACCTCAGATCCTTCTGCTCTGCCTCGCCTACCGACCCAGCCTCGACCTAATGTACCCCTCGCTCTTCAGAAGACTCTCCGAAGTTGCGCACGTCAAGCGCGCAGAAAACCCAACAACCGCACTCCGAGAAATGGCCGAGAACACCTTCAAAGTAATCATATTCGCAGACGAGGGCCTGGCCGACTACCCCGTCCTCGACCACCTGGAAGTACTGGACAAAGTCAAGGCTTACGTTCAGAATGGTGGCATTGCCATAGTGGGCCTGCACTTCCCTTGTGCATCCCAAACCTCGATTGATATGTTCTTCAAGCACTTTGACCTTCCTTGGTGGTGTGGTAGTTATTACCTCACAGACGTACAGCTTAATCCGTCTGCCGACTTGCCTGAGGGTACTGCGACGTCTTCGTTACCCGAGACGCATACAATGAGGGCTCTCCATGTGGCAAACGCTGGAGCTCGGGAAAGGGTGTATGTTCCTGTCGAGGGCAAGACGAAGCCGACTTTTGGTTTGGACCCGGAGGAATCGGTTACtcaggctgttgttgctgcggcgagAATTGGCCAGGGGTATCTTGTTTACTGTGGCGATGTTAATCCCGAGCAAGCGTCGGGTCATGTCATATTGGCGTTCTGTGGGGTTGAGATATAG
- a CDS encoding uncharacterized protein (InterPro:IPR002110,IPR001810,IPR036770,IPR020683;~PFAM:PF12796;~go_function: GO:0005515 - protein binding [Evidence IEA]) yields MSLHELPVEILYCIADELDYSWTVSSLSLVNSRLHQVLNPYLYRFTKQYSSTQTLLFATQGASNSVARKLLALQSNSLEESTWMKLMSAAAKSGNLETATLILGVGQQLHASGGWSPAFPRYLDSEFWHALNRRHEPVVRLLLQHGAAPVLRDNAELIRYRGLWKRVPIAKLLIQSARQSTVPDSVSVTDLFQYVITGRHGCSLEIIRYFLDHQADLPALFGSIREVCGLGYCGDPETVRYLLEHGTGSGLLGEAPFRSLELAITNCKFNTARVLLEYVDITPVLYDKIQGSKLLCMAALTGWEPMVDKFLQRDLSIEGLSESLHHRDSPLECAVHNGQEDMVRLLLRHGAMPRSEALIEAIRLRNVSMARIMLDAGADPNCRNKPFARTVALEVAVGHESLFRLLLERGAAIPSGHQLTAMLKDVICRGRVPELQMMLDRGVSLANQKFSLLELAIEGGPEMLKFLYNNSSLSRETISQEQQGKGDSAPSLLMICLYHRRPGSLRWLLDNGLATMPSCATEQHWILEALFQCSAGDQEAEKTLDVLVRHGIDINVTSQTNRPAVWIGFNLKSEVALKAFLDHGAKLLPEHVDDLKHLLGLSRSVEHLEMMLDAVLRDSSREQMRRLLLGMKEYADEKKKWPVVRCLERFQNRNGLY; encoded by the coding sequence ATGAGTCTCCACGAACTCCCCGTCGAAATCCTCTACTGCATCGCCGATGAACTCGACTATTCTTGGACCGTCAGCTCACTTTCTCTGGTCAACTCGCGCCTCCATCAAGTTCTCAACCCCTACCTATACCGTTTCACGAAGCAGTACTCGAGCACCCAAACACTCCTCTTCGCAACCCAGGGTGCCTCCAACTCCGTCGCGAGGAAGCTGCTCGCCCTGCAGTCGAATAGCCTTGAGGAATCCACATGGATGAAACTCatgtccgccgccgccaaaagCGGGAATCTAGAGACGGCCACGCTGATTCTGGGCGTTGGACAGCAATTACACGCTTCAGGCGGATGGTCGCCGGCCTTTCCTCGATATCTGGACTCCGAGTTTTGGCATGCATTGAATCGTCGTCATGAACCTGTTGTTCGGCTCTTACTGCAGCACGGCGCGGCGCCAGTCTTACGCGATAATGCGGAATTGATACGCTACCGGGGTTTGTGGAAGCGTGTGCCTATTGCAAAGTTGCTGATTCAGTCTGCTCGTCAGTCGACAGTTCCAGACTCGGTTTCGGTAACGGACTTATTTCAATACGTTATTACAGGTCGTCATGGCTGTAGCCTTGAGATTATACGCTACTTTCTCGACCATCAAGCTGATCTACCCGCTTTATTTGGTTCAATAAGGGAGGTCTGCGGTCTGGGATACTGCGGCGATCCTGAGACAGTCCGATACTTGCTAGAGCACGGCACCGGTTCTGGACTACTAGGTGAAGCTCCCTTCAGATCGCTGGAGTTAGCTATTACGAATTGCAAGTTTAATACTGCAAGGGTGTTGCTGGAATACGTCGATATTACACCGGTTCTATATGACAAGATACAAGGATCGAAATTGCTCTGCATGGCTGCCTTGACGGGCTGGGAGCCGATGGTGGATAAATTTCTCCAGAGAGACTTGTCCATAGAAGGACTGAGCGAAAGCTTACATCATAGAGACTCGCCGCTGGAGTGCGCTGTACATAATGGCCAGGAAGACATGGTCAGGCTGCTGCTTCGTCATGGAGCAATGCCCCGCTCGGAAGCCCTAATCGAGGCTATCAGACTTCGCAACGTGTCGATGGCGAGAATAATGCTAGATGCTGGCGCGGATCCTAATTGCAGAAACAAGCCTTTCGCTCGTACTGTAGCCCTAGAGGTTGCAGTGGGCCATGAGAGTCTGTTTAGGCTCCTACTGGAGCGGGGAGCAGCCATTCCCAGCGGCCATCAGCTTACTGCTATGTTGAAAGATGTGATCTGTCGAGGTCGAGTACCGGAACTGCAGATGATGCTGGATAGAGGTGTATCACTCGCAAATCAAAAGTTCAGTCTGCTAGAGCTCGCAATAGAGGGAGGACCCGAGATGCTAAAGTTTCTATACAACAATAGTTCTTTATCTAGAGAAACCATCAGCCAAGAGCAGCAAGGGAAGGGTGATTCGGCACCATCGCTTCTAATGATTTGTCTGTATCACCGCCGCCCTGGTTCACTTAGATGGCTTTTGGATAACGGCCTGGCTACCATGCCATCCTGCGCCACAGAACAGCACTGGATACTTGAGGCCCTCTTCCAATGCAGCGCAGGCGACCAGGAGGCCGAGAAAACCCTTGATGTGCTGGTAAGACACGGCATCGATATAAACGTCACGTCGCAAACCAACCGCCCTGCCGTGTGGATTGGGTTCAACCTGAAGTCCGAAGTAGCACTCAAAGCATTTTTGGACCATGGTGCCAAACTATTGCCGGAGCATGTGGACGACCTCAAGCACCTTTTGGGTCTCTCGAGGTCTGTCGAGCACCTTGAGATGATGCTGGATGCGGTTCTGCGCGACTCGTCCCGTGAACAGATGCGGAGGCTGCTTTTGGGAATGAAGGAATACgcggatgagaagaagaagtggcCTGTTGTGAGATGCCTGGAACGTTTCCAGAATCGTAATGGTCTCTATTGA
- a CDS encoding uncharacterized protein (COG:S;~EggNog:ENOG410PR0A), which translates to MFEGLIPDLTPWDILDTTAFLSPPRDSAALVPSDNAHVYLPDLMNEIPSSLSLPRSTVESPAAALANHSMEFIFRVLRSWPRMLAEGFQTPPFMHHSHIADTKSLPQPLATCFTLVKMWHGQCKGAEDMVHQLVIKEVNNLLTKPTDLDEPSLLTTLQAVLIYLTILLFPSETSQPTLPPTPLLLKVQDLGTLAANTGMFLQEEREALRPSWSTWIHITSKRRAVLSLYLLRWALSVFHNAPLLDCREVGFMPAPAAKALWQAQSEQEWNSLYIRWLARWDGHGYLQGEFDRIRPGIGMEDRAERWLEEADEFGLIMISIVNATDYPPPAFAVQ; encoded by the exons ATGTTCGAGGGCCTGATTCCTGACCTTACACCCTGGGACATCCTTGACACTACTGCTTTCCTGTCCCCGCCCCGCGACTCGGCAGCGCTAGTTCCCAGTGACAATGCCCACGTATATCTTCCTGATTTGATGAATGAGATTCCCAGCTCGCTGTCGCTCCCCAGGTCCACTGTAGAATCTCCCGCGGCAGCGCTGGCAAACCACAGCATGGAGTTCATCTTCCGCGTTCTTCGATCCTGGCCTAGAATGCTTGCTGAGGGTTTCCAGACGCCGCCATTCATGCACCACAGCCATATCGCCGACACCAAATCCCTGCCCCAGCCCCTTGCCACCTGCTTCACCCTTGTCAAAATGTGGCACGGCCAATGCAAAGGCGCCGAAGACATGGTCCACCAGCTAGTTATAAAGGAAGTAAACAACCTCTTAACCAAG CCCACCGACCTCGACGAACCCTCCCTCCTCACAACCCTCCAAGCGGTACTAATCTACCTAAcaatcctcctcttccccagcGAAACCTCCCAACCAACCCTCCCCCCAacccctctcctcctcaaagtCCAAGACCTGGGCACCCTCGCCGCAAACACAGGCATGTTCctccaagaagaaagagaagcaCTGCGTCCCTCCTGGTCCACCTGGATCCACATAACCTCCAAGCGCCGCGCCGTTCTATCCCTGTACCTCCTCCGCTGGGCCCTATCCGTATTCCACAACGCCCCGCTACTAGATTGCCGCGAGGTCGGCTTCATGCCTGCCCCCGCGGCGAAAGCACTATGGCAGGCACAGTCAGAGCAGGAGTGGAATTCGTTGTATATTCGCTGGCTTGCGAGGTGGGATGGGCATGGGTATCTCCAGGGGGAATTTGATCGGATTCGACCGGGGATTGGGATGGAGGATCGCGCGGAGAGGTGGCTcgaggaggcggatgagTTTGGGTTGATTATGATATCTATCG TAAATGCGACGGACTACCCTCCACCTGCATTTGCGGTCCAGTAG
- a CDS encoding uncharacterized protein (COG:E;~EggNog:ENOG410PQVX;~InterPro:IPR029068), whose translation MTINHFFLWVTARNMPALRSFYSKVLAPVGYKELICAHKSTLIGFGSDYPYFWLKALPEGKQTMPVHVAFDAPDWTAVNEFHRVALENGAQGNGDPGVREEMSRYPYYAAFAVDMEGNNVEAVCAPREARKS comes from the exons ATGACCATAAACCATTTCTTCCTATGGGTGACGGCCAGAAATATGCCTGCACTGCGCAGCTTCTATAGCAAAGTCCTCGCTCCGGTTGGGTACAAGGAGCTCATCTGCGCCCACAAAAGCACGCTCATCGGATTTGGAAGCGACTATCCTTATTTCTGGCTGAAGGCGCTCCCGGAGGGGAAACAGACAATGCCTGTTCACGTTGCATTTGATGCGCCGG ATTGGACGGCTGTTAATGAGTTCCATCGTGTTGCATT AGAAAACGGAGCACAGGGTAACGGGGATCCTGGTGTCAGGGAGGAGATGAGCCGGTATCCTTACTATGCGGCCTTTGCAGTGGACATGGAAGGGAACAATGTGGAGGCTGTTTGTGCGCCGAGGGAGGCTAGAAAGAGTTAA
- a CDS encoding Zn(II)2Cys6 transcription factor (COG:K;~EggNog:ENOG410PQ7B;~InterPro:IPR036864,IPR007219,IPR001138;~PFAM:PF04082;~go_function: GO:0000981 - DNA-binding transcription factor activity, RNA polymerase II-specific [Evidence IEA];~go_function: GO:0003677 - DNA binding [Evidence IEA];~go_function: GO:0008270 - zinc ion binding [Evidence IEA];~go_process: GO:0006351 - transcription, DNA-templated [Evidence IEA];~go_process: GO:0006355 - regulation of transcription, DNA-templated [Evidence IEA]), protein MLAERKDPCQRCHAQKIKCSGGMPCSRCVLASCELQCTYVVRDRKIRVDESYLQRLTEENKELRQYKLRTTGTTHVESSTGSPRPTPIQATDAGNPIMKERPWFQSYNEPALPIFVSEVACTAFATRLCQWLASDDTSTSHIPRIQYTNESTLKLLSHVETAWPSLSRARLLVNTALGHANPIFHLTLRKRTVDYLDSIYQNATFTDPVHLCKYFALFALGEVCSVPTAQLHDGTAPGTAYYARAVSLIPVLPERPNMAHLEALLILSLYSQFLNRWQTAYTIIGTALRLGLSVGLNHNIPPDQCPDPVARENRVRVWWTIYGFDRFWGLKLGLPVQVDDCDVHVDLPSDMGSHDEFTECSYQIALIKLAKVASKIMRTIYSRATPVENFLHREQAILVDLKQWLEELPVHLRLQTGGNNPRPTISIHLQFNYCVILAIRPILLSMLDHHYVQPQSKTLPPALSTLSEACIGSARQTLILCAEEWSTGSLPVYGYAFAQYIFTSSLVLVISSLLPCGTPKDHEYIETASEMLRCLVASGRFVAQDFSIHLHRVRDCCSQFSSQPSSREGISYLYHTPATVQPGDTGDTGGMLSHPPYPHCYAMPNSDSTFNPTIPATPDLALYQPGIQDILSQSVLDIDLLQPLEFPGDESLINPYVSFPLWDNSDI, encoded by the exons ATGCTGGcggaaagaaaagaccc CTGCCAGCGATGCCATGCCCAGAAAATCAAGTGCTCAGGTGGAATGCCATGCTCGCGGTGCGTACTAGCAAGCTGCGAGCTACAATGCACGTATGTTGTGCGTGATCGGAAAATCCGCGTGGACGAAAG CTATTTACAACGGCTTACCGAGGAGAATAAGGAGCTTCGTCAATACAAGCTACGCACAACTGGTACTACCCATGTGGAGAGTTCGACTGGCAGCCCAAGGCCCACACCTATCCAAGCAACGGATGCAGGGAATCCGATAATGAAGGAGCGGCCTTGGTTCCAGTCATATAATGAGCCTGCTCTCCCAATATTCGTCAGTGAGGTTGCATGTACGGCGTTTGCAACTCGGCTATGTCAGTGGTTGGCTAGCGACGACACCTCCACATCGCATATACCCCGGATACAGTACACCAACGAGTCCACTTTGAAACTACTTTCACATGTAGAAACTGCATGGCCCAGTCTGAGTCGGGCTCGCCTACTTGTGAATACTGCGCTTGGACATGCGAACCCTATCTTCCACTTAACATTGCGGAAACGGACCGTTGACTATCTTGACTCGATCTACCAAAACGCAACCTTTACTGACCCGGTTCATCTCTGCAAGTACTTTGCCCTCTTTGCACTCGGCGAAGTATGTTCAGTACCAACTGCCCAACTACATGATGGCACTGCTCCAGGGACAGCATATTATGCGCGAGCTGTCAGCCTCATCCCTGTTCTACCAGAACGGCCGAACATGGCCCATCTCGAGGCGCTTCTAATCCTG TCTCTTTACAGCCAATTTCTCAACAGATGGCAAACGGCGTATACCATTATCGGGACTGCTCTACGCCTCGGCCTGTCCGTGGGTCTGAATCACAACATCCCCCCTGACCAATGCCCCGACCCAGTGGCGCGAGAAAACCGTGTCCGAGTCTGGTGGACAATATACGGCTTTGATCGATTCTGGGGCCTGAAGCTCGGGCTTCCTGTTCAGGTGGATGACTGTGATGTCCACGTTGATCTGCCTTCTGACATGGGCAGTCACGACGAGTTCACGGAATGTTCGTACCAGATCGCCCTTATCAAGCTAGCAAAGGTTGCGAGTAAGATTATGCGCACTATCTACAGCCGGGCAACGCCCGTGGAGAACTTCCTACACCGCGAGCAGGCGATATTGGTTGACCTGAAACAGtggctggaagagctgcCTGTCCACTTGAGACTCCAGACGGGTGGAAACAACCCCAGGCCTACAATTTCCATTCATCTCCAGTTTAATTAT TGCGttatcctcgccatccgTCCAATCCTACTAAGCATGCTCGACCACCACTATGTCCAACCCCAGTCCAAAACCCTCCCCCCAGCCCTAAGCACTCTCAGTGAAGCGTGTATCGGGTCCGCACGGCAAACCCTGATCCTTTGCGCCGAGGAGTGGTCAACAGGATCGCTACCTGTATACGGATACGCCTTTGCGCAGTACATCTTCACCTCGTCTCTAGTCCTGGTCATCTCAAGCCTTCTCCCATGCGGCACTCCAAAGGACCACGAGTATATCGAAACCGCCTCTGAGATGCTCCGATGTCTTGTGGCGAGTGGGCGTTTTGTCGCGCAGGATTTCTCTATTCATCTTCACAGGGTACGAGATTGTTGTAGCCAATTCTCGTCACAGCCGTCGTCGAGAGAAGGGATATCATACCTTTACCATACTCCAGCAACCGTTCAACCGGGGGACACTGGGGACACTGGGGGCATGTTATCACACCCTCCCTATCCACACTGCTATGCCATGCCAAATTCCGATTCCACGTTCAATCCGACAATCCCCGCGACGCCGGATCTAGCTCTCTATCAGCCTGGGATACAGGATATTCTCAGCCAGTCGGTCCTTGATAttgatctcctccaacctCTAGAGTTCCCTGGGGATGAGAGCCTCATCAACCCAtatgtttcttttcctctttgggATAATAGTGATATTTGA
- a CDS encoding GNAT family N-acetyltransferase (COG:K;~EggNog:ENOG410Q8NC;~InterPro:IPR016181,IPR000182;~PFAM:PF13508,PF13527,PF13673,PF08445,PF00583;~go_function: GO:0008080 - N-acetyltransferase activity [Evidence IEA]) encodes MATPYTLRRASTPSDMAQIVQRHGDLYSKEHNFNKDLAESVAEEITTGFVSTHDPRSERCWIAERNGEFVGCVMLVKDSTSGSSSDCNCAKLRLLIVDPSARGLGLGQDLVQQCTRFAREAGYQCIRLWTSSVLTAARRLYKKEGYRLVREEEDQTFGVKLTAEFWELAL; translated from the coding sequence ATGGCAACTCCATATACGCTCCGCCGTGCCAGCACCCCCTCCGACATGGCCCAGATCGTCCAGCGCCATGGAGACCTCTACAGCAAAGAACACAACTTCAACAAAGACCTCGCCGAATCCGTAGCCGAGGAAATCACAACCGGCTTCGTATCCACCCACGATCCCAGGTCCGAACGGTGCTGGATCGCCGAACGCAACGGTGAATTCGTCGGCTGCGTCATGCTCGTCAAGGACAGCACATCGGGGTCAAGCTCGGACTGCAACTGCGCGAAATTGCGTCTGCTCATTGTGGACCCCAGTGCGAGGGGCCTAGGGCTTGGGCAGGATTTGGTTCAGCAGTGTACGCGGTTTGCAAGGGAGGCGGGATACCAGTGTATACGTCTGTGGACGAGTAGTGTGTTGACTGCGGCAAGGCGGCTTTATAAGAAGGAGGGATATAGACTTGTTcgtgaagaggaggaccaGACGTTTGGGGTTAAGTTGACGGCGGAATTTTGGGAATTGGCCCTGTAG
- a CDS encoding uncharacterized protein (COG:C,H;~EggNog:ENOG410PJVZ;~InterPro:IPR036188,IPR002938;~PFAM:PF01494;~TransMembrane:1 (o6-25i);~go_function: GO:0071949 - FAD binding [Evidence IEA]): MAPLNILIVGCGIAGPTLASFLLLADIPATTKPRITIVERESTQRAHVRGQNIDIRGAGVTIIRKLGLQVPIRASTTGEEGVRLVDKWNRVWAQNEVDRSGNGQVQMPTSEIEILRGRLAELCWRNSCRVSADAEREGASGIEYVFGDYLDEIEQDGERVRVRFAKSGQTRIFDLLVGADGMQSRTRRMVWGKEGEKDRVKRIGMYAGFFSIPREDQDGKWRRWFHAPGRRGIMLRPDSLGVRSTIFMYVVNEKDSRLEQVTTGGIDAQKALLEEYFKDAGWECDRIIREMHATDDFYYDAVSQVKMDSWTKGRVVLLGDAGHCASPISGLGTTLAFTAAYKLAGYLQPYIQQETPDPSAALAQYNEQMHPIIEDAQQLAPGQPYIINPETAWGVWIMHVLVRSLSYTRILFIIIKYLGRTFHLGPQAADYVPVEDFGFKDMSVWDEDTDYPAYY; encoded by the coding sequence ATGGCACCGCTaaacatcctcatcgtcggctgCGGGATCGCAGGCCCAACACTCGCCTCGTTTCTTCTATTAGCTGATATCCCCGCCACGACGAAGCCCCGCATCACAATCGTAGAGCGCGAGTCCACACAGCGCGCGCACGTGCGCGGGCAGAACATCGACATCCGCGGCGCGGGCGTGACTATCATCCGCAAGCTCGGGCTGCAGGTGCCGATCAGGGCTTCGACGACGGGGGAAGAAGGGGTTCGGCTTGTGGATAAGTGGAATCGGGTCTGGGCGCAGAATGAAGTTGATAGGAGTGGTAATGGACAGGTGCAGATGCCGACGAGTGAGATTGAGATTCTGAGGGGGCGGCTGGCGGAGTTGTGCTGGAGGAATAGCTGCAGGGTTAGTGCTGATGCGGAGCGTGAGGGGGCTAGTGGGATTGAGTATGTGTTCGGGGATTATCTGGACGAGATAGAGCAGGATGGTGAGAGAGTGCGTGTGCGCTTTGCGAAGAGTGGACAGACGAGGATCTTTGACCTGCTGGTTGGAGCGGATGGGATGCAGAGCCGGACACGCAGGATGGTCTGGGGCAAGGAAGGGGAGAAGGACCGTGTCAAGCGGATAGGAATGTATGCCGGCTTTTTCAGCATCCCCCGCGAGGACCAGGACGGCAAATGGAGACGCTGGTTCCATGCTCCTGGCCGGCGCGGTATCATGCTGCGGCCAGACAGCCTTGGTGTGAGATCTACTATCTTCATGTATGTGGTGAACGAGAAGGACAGCAGGCTCGAGCAGGTCACCACTGGCGGCATCGACGCGCAAAAGGCACTCCTGGAGGAATACTTCAAGGACGCCGGGTGGGAGTGCGACAGAATCATCCGGGAGATGCACGCAACAGACGATTTCTACTACGACGCCGTCTCGCAGGTCAAGATGGACAGCTGGACCAAGGGACGAGTGGTGCTACTGGGCGACGCTGGCCACTGTGCGTCTCCCATTTCGGGCTTGGGCACAACTCTGGCATTCACCGCAGCCTACAAGCTGGCGGGCTACCTCCAGCCGTATATCCAGCAAGAAACCCCGGACCCTTCAGCTGCCCTCGCGCAGTACAATGAGCAGATGCACCCGATTATCGAGGATGCGCAGCAGCTGGCACCCGGCCAGCCATATATCATCAATCCAGAGACTGCCTGGGGCGTCTGGATCATGCACGTCCTTGTCCGCTCACTGTCGTATACTAGaatcctcttcatcatcattaAATACCTTGGAAGGACTTTCCATCTGGGACCTCAAGCAGCAGACTACGTACCGGTTGAGGACTTTGGCTTTAAAGACATGTCAGTATGGGATGAGGATACTGATTACCCTgcttattattag